A part of Thermoanaerobaculia bacterium genomic DNA contains:
- a CDS encoding macro domain-containing protein, protein MTDRISLVVGDITALDVEAVVNAANSALQLGSGVAGAIRARGGPSIQRECDAIGHCPVGDAVATGAGDLPARWVIHAVGPHGTDNDAEALLGSACRAALGRAREIGAHSVAVPALSTGVFGFPMERAAAILVDAARSFAAEHPEPERILFCLRDREAHDAFARELGRTGKGIGRRDRRA, encoded by the coding sequence ATGACGGATCGCATCTCGCTCGTCGTCGGCGACATCACCGCGCTCGACGTTGAGGCCGTCGTCAACGCCGCCAACTCCGCGCTGCAGCTCGGTTCCGGCGTCGCCGGCGCGATCCGCGCCCGCGGGGGCCCCTCCATCCAGCGCGAGTGCGACGCGATCGGCCATTGCCCCGTCGGCGACGCGGTCGCAACCGGCGCCGGGGACCTGCCGGCGCGCTGGGTGATCCATGCCGTCGGTCCGCACGGGACCGATAACGACGCGGAAGCGCTCCTCGGGTCGGCGTGCCGCGCGGCGCTCGGACGCGCGCGGGAAATCGGCGCGCATTCGGTCGCGGTCCCCGCCCTGTCCACGGGAGTGTTCGGTTTCCCGATGGAGCGCGCCGCCGCGATCCTCGTCGACGCCGCCCGTTCGTTCGCCGCCGAGCACCCCGAACCGGAGCGGATTCTCTTCTGCCTTCGCGACCGCGAGGCGCACGACGCGTTCGCGCGGGAGCTCGGGAGAACCGGGAAGGGGATCGGGAGGCGCGATCGGCGCGCGT